DNA sequence from the Phenylobacterium zucineum HLK1 genome:
AGGATGCGCCCGAGCAGCTTGCCACCGTAGCTGAGAACGAACGTCATTCAGCGGGACGCCGCGCTCGGCGGGAGTATGCGGTCGAGGTGGTGGTCCCCGCAACGGCTCTGCCGGAGCCGGCCGCTGTGCCGGCGCGCGTGAAGGCGCCTTCGCCGCCCGCCTCAGACGGCTTCCCGGAGGGCTCGATCCGCTGGTCCAAGCCGTTCGCCGAGATCGCGCGGGTTCATGGCGGGGGCTGGGATCTCGACCTGATCGCAGGCGCCTACCGCGAGCAGATGGGCGAGCGTCTGACGAAGCTCTCGGGCGCCAAGCTCGTGAAGTCCTGGACCGGCTTCTGCCAAGCGTTCGCCGCGCGTCGGGGGCGCCCCTGAGCTGCAATTGTACGGGTGCAATTGCCGCGCGCCCTCGCCTGCCCTCGTTCACGCGTGGCTGGCCGCACCGAGGCTCGGCATCCAAAGCTCCGGCGCGAGCCTTCCGTCCGGCCTGCATTATTCCGCCGCGTGCTTCAGGTTCGCGTCGGGCGGAAGCTTCCGACAGCGAGACAGGGGCGCCAGATGATCTGAGCCGTCGGTCACGTTGCGCAGCCAGACCGTGTCACGATCGACCGCGACTACCTCGAAATGCGGGTAGAGGTTCTCGCCGCATCGGACCTGGTCTCCAGGTCGAATGTGTTGAGGGCCGTTAGGTTCGGGATGGATGGAGAAGACGTGTGAATAGCTGGAGGGGAACATACTGACCTCCGGCCAAATATGGGGTGGCGGGCGGGACAATGACAGGGCGCAAGTCCCCCGGGAGCGGGGTCGGGGCGTGCCCAGATGGCAGGATCGCCCGAATTGCACCGGTGCAAGAGCGGGCGATCTAGGCGCCCCCAGGCGGTCAGGGGCCGCGAGACTGGCGTTCAGTCTCCAAGGGCCACCGCTGCCATCTCGGCCAGGGCGATGCGTTGGCGAGCACGCCTAAGCCTGTTTCCAGTAGGCTTCGGCAGAGACGTGATTGCACCGGTGCAATCACGCCTTGGCGGCTCGGGAGAAGAGTGGCTCAGGCCTCGATCATCACCCAATTGCACCCGTGCAATCCGGACCTGCCCACGGCGCGAGGCAAGGAAAATCGATGTTGCTGCTTCTACGCCGGCGCGATGGCGACGATGCGGCCGGTCATGAGCCGGCGGATCGCTGGGCCCAACAAGGGCGCCGGCTGCGGCGACAGGCGCGGAGAGGTCGGCCTCGCTTGCACCGGTGCAATTCTTCGGCCGCGCTTACGGCCAATTCGCCGTTGGGGAGGTGCTGCACGCCTGTGCTCTACGCTTGGCCCCCACGAGGTCAGCCCGAAGGTGCCACGAGGGAATCGGCCTAAGCTCCACGCTCAGCTTGGCTGGTAAGATGGGGCGCTGACGCCCCCCGGGAGGTCAGGATGACGTCTCGTCAACATGCCAGAATCGGGCTTTCCTTGCCGACCAGCGTTAACGACTGGTTTACCAAGCGAAAATACACCGTCTTGCCGGCAGCTTTCGCTTTTCTGCGCCCGATGCGCAGATTTTCGAAAGTGGCGAGGAGGCCTAGCTGATGTCGACCAACCTGGCGGAAACCCCTGCAGCCTCCCTTGCGGGTCCGGTGGCCCAGCTGGCCCGCCGGGCGACGGCGGTCGTATCCAACCTTCGCGATACGGCGAGGGCCGCCCGGTCGGGCGCCCGACGCGAGCCGACGTTCTCCATCAGCGAAGCTGCGCGGCTGGTCGGCCGCACACCTGCGGCGATCCGTGAGGCGGAGAAGGACGGCCGGCTGCCCGAGCCGCCGAGGACCGAGACCAATCGGCGGGTCGGCTACACCCTGGCCCAGGTCAACGACATGCGCGGCGTGTTTGGCACGCGGCCCTGGCGTGCGCCGGACGATCCCTGCGCAGTCATCGCTGTGCAGAACTTCAAAGGCGGGGTCGGCAAGTCGACCCTCTCCGTCCATCTCGCCCAATACCTTGCCATCCAGGGCTACCGTGTCGCGCTGATCGACTGCGACAGCCAGGCTTCGGCGACCACGCTCTTCGGCTACGTGCCCGACCTCGACCTGGGCGAGGACGAGACCCTCTACCCATTCCTTCGCTACGAGGAGATGACCTCCCTCGACTATGCGCTGAAGAAGACGCATTTCGACGGGCTGGAGCTCATCCCCGCGAACCTGCGCCTCTTCCAGTCCGAGTACGAGCTGGCGGCGCGCATGGCGCGGGGAGGGGGACGTCTGCTGGATCGGCTCGCTCAGGGAATCGCT
Encoded proteins:
- a CDS encoding AAA family ATPase, translating into MSTNLAETPAASLAGPVAQLARRATAVVSNLRDTARAARSGARREPTFSISEAARLVGRTPAAIREAEKDGRLPEPPRTETNRRVGYTLAQVNDMRGVFGTRPWRAPDDPCAVIAVQNFKGGVGKSTLSVHLAQYLAIQGYRVALIDCDSQASATTLFGYVPDLDLGEDETLYPFLRYEEMTSLDYALKKTHFDGLELIPANLRLFQSEYELAARMARGGGRLLDRLAQGIASVADRFDVVILDPPPALGAISLSVLRAANALVVPVPPTVMDFSSTAAFLAMLDETLEELATRDLAPALNFIRVVASKVDENKSMQKELIALMRQVFGHVMIRTPLKDSAEIDNVTARLMTVYELDGPMTSKAVRDRCLTYLNGVNDEILVDIRATWPSHAGRLRKEGLA